The proteins below are encoded in one region of Molothrus ater isolate BHLD 08-10-18 breed brown headed cowbird chromosome Z unlocalized genomic scaffold, BPBGC_Mater_1.1 matZ_random_MA35, whole genome shotgun sequence:
- the PJA2 gene encoding E3 ubiquitin-protein ligase Praja-2 isoform X1, whose amino-acid sequence MGQGLGKTAWLKPAGAYQTFTSGRRHSFVGFRPFLNNQDIDGHQQNDDCKQLELEDVQKENSLSFSEDSSPLVQVSEPLSKDAGTREPVSQSASSQTSPFSVFCYGLEGNQTSRDLMNPNEKSEDVAEHMPGGHNDLNGKNGIAFVNIDSYEPDSSDGEEEDALDKYSWIREAAGLIQGRLDNILSQCEKDMESINDLQSRLSAFNHSVYKESCEEARPSLACPSNRRPKSTEDEATPKISLGDDSYETQQIKHIVDVGIGTPVPVADVLNICDGESDQENSSELVVRPKIRKQNTAKQLEREKHLPSDDEEENDSWRRIGTADVQQCDPECPLRDGKDEMSSGMFFLSRMRSHQKNIEIDLRRNALARVQNNVLSDSAFWNEFEDHNTHYLMSHKDEDSSECSDGEWSTSVPSYFTAVEKEQSSSDESWETVSCREERDPGVQRSSSGVKEDGTDSCFQEEEQALLEEGESLWLQYQEEVESSSDEENDPIRDFVHLGFFLLDGNNNLEDDSSVSEDLDVEWRLLDEFGDGLGLGQAIPYMEPQFLTYMAREGHLEAVETALAQLESLTFDVEQTHPPARKETIDSLPQIIVTGDYNGQEQCCTICCSEYVEGEIITELPCHHLFHKPCVTLWLQRSGTCPVCRHVLEPVLPEAADDTVFFI is encoded by the exons ATGGGCCAAGGACTTGGTAAAACTGCCTGGCTCAAACCTGCAGGAGCATATCAGACTTTTACAAGTGGAAGAAGACATTCCTTTGTTGGGTTTAGACCATTTTTGAATAATCAAGACATAGATGGACATCAACAGAATGATGACTGCAAACAATTAGAATTGGAAGATGTTCAGAAAGAGAATTCTTTAT CTTTCTCTGAAGATTCTAGTCCATTAGTTCAAGTTTCTGAGCCTTTGTCAAAAGATGCTGGCACTAGAGAACCTGTTAGCCAAAGTGCATCAAGCCAAACATCAccattttctgtattctgtTATGGCCTAGAAGGCAACCAAACCTCACGGGACCTGATGAATCCTAATGAAAAATCTGAGGACGTTGCAGAACACATGCCTGGAGGGCATAATGATTTGAACGGTAAAAATGGAATTGCTTTTGTAAACATTGACTCTTATGAGCCAGATAGCAGTGATGGAGAAGAAGAGGATGCTCTAGACAAATATTCTTGGATAAGAGAAGCAGCAGGTCTAATTCAGGGAAGACTAGATAACATACTTTCTCAGTGTGAAAAAGACATGGAGTCTATTAATGACTTACAGTCCCGACTCTCTGCTTTCAACCACAGTGTTTATAAAGAAAGTTGCGAAGAAGCACGACCGTCTTTGGCATGTCCAAGCAATAGGAGACCTAAATCCACTGAAGATGAAGCTACACCAAAAATTAGCCTGGGTGATGACAGTTATGAAACACAGCAGATAAAACATATAGTGGATGTAGGAATTGGAACCCCTGTACCAGTTGCTGATGTATTAAACATCTGTGATGGAGAGTCTGACCAAGAAAATTCATCTGAACTAGTAGTGAGACctaaaattagaaaacaaaatactgcTAAACaactggagagagaaaaacatctCCCTAGTGatgatgaagaggaaaatgATTCCTGGAGGAGAATTGGAACTGCTGATGTCCAGCAGTGCGATCCTGAGTGTCCCTTGAGAGATGGCAAAGATGAGATGAGTTCTGGTATGTTCTTTCTCTCAAGAATGCGCAGTCATCAAAAGAACATAGAAATAGACTTAAGAAGAAATGCACTAGCTCGAGTACAAAACAATGTTCTAAGTGACAGTGCTTTTTGGAATGAGTTTGAAGACCACAACACACATTACTTAATGTCCCACAAAGATGAAGACAg CTCAGAGTGCAGTGATGGAGAATGGTCTACATCTGTGCCTTCCTATTTTACTGCTGTGGAAAAAGAGCAGTCCTCAAGTGATGAAAGCTGGGAGACTGTCTCGTGCAGGGAGGAGCGTGACCCTGgtgtgcagaggagcagcagtggtgtgAAAGAGGACGGCACAGACTCCTGTTTCCAAGAAGA gGAACAGGCATTATTGGAGGAAGGTGAAAGTCTTTGGTTACAGTACCAAGAAGAAGTAGAAAGTAGCAGTGATGAGGAAAATGATCCAATTCGTGATTTTGTACATCTTGGATTCTTCTTGTTGGATGGAAATAACAATCTTGAGGATGACTCCAGTGTGAGTGAAGACCTGGATGTGGAGTGGAG ACTACTTGATGAGTTTGGTGATGGCCTTGGACTTGGTCAAGCCATTCCTTACATGgaacctcaatttctcacaTATATGGCACGAGAGGGACACTTAGAAGCTGTGGag ACTGCTCTGGCACAGTTGGAGTCTCTTACATTTGATGTTGAACAGACTCATCCACCAGCTAGAAAAGAAACCATAGATAGTCTGCCACAGATTATTGTCACAGGTGACTACAATG GTCAAGAGCAGTGTTGTACTATCTGTTGCAGTGAATATGTGGAAGGTGAAATCATAACAGAGCTACCCTGTCATCATTTGTTTCACAAACCTTGTGTAACTCTTTGGTTACAGAGA TCGGGAACATGCCCTGTTTGTCGTCATGTCCTTGAACCTGTACTTCCCGAAGCAGCTGATGacactgttttttttatttga
- the PJA2 gene encoding E3 ubiquitin-protein ligase Praja-2 isoform X2, with protein sequence MGQGLGKTAWLKPAGAYQTFTSGRRHSFVGFRPFLNNQDIDGHQQNDDCKQLELEDVQKENSLSFSEDSSPLVQVSEPLSKDAGTREPVSQSASSQTSPFSVFCYGLEGNQTSRDLMNPNEKSEDVAEHMPGGHNDLNGKNGIAFVNIDSYEPDSSDGEEEDALDKYSWIREAAGLIQGRLDNILSQCEKDMESINDLQSRLSAFNHSVYKESCEEARPSLACPSNRRPKSTEDEATPKISLGDDSYETQQIKHIVDVGIGTPVPVADVLNICDGESDQENSSELVVRPKIRKQNTAKQLEREKHLPSDDEEENDSWRRIGTADVQQCDPECPLRDGKDEMSSGMFFLSRMRSHQKNIEIDLRRNALARVQNNVLSDSAFWNEFEDHNTHYLMSHKDEDSSECSDGEWSTSVPSYFTAVEKEQSSSDESWETVSCREERDPGVQRSSSGVKEDGTDSCFQEEEQALLEEGESLWLQYQEEVESSSDEENDPIRDFVHLGFFLLDGNNNLEDDSSVSEDLDVEWRLLDEFGDGLGLGQAIPYMEPQFLTYMAREGHLEAVETALAQLESLTFDVEQTHPPARKETIDSLPQIIVTGQEQCCTICCSEYVEGEIITELPCHHLFHKPCVTLWLQRSGTCPVCRHVLEPVLPEAADDTVFFI encoded by the exons ATGGGCCAAGGACTTGGTAAAACTGCCTGGCTCAAACCTGCAGGAGCATATCAGACTTTTACAAGTGGAAGAAGACATTCCTTTGTTGGGTTTAGACCATTTTTGAATAATCAAGACATAGATGGACATCAACAGAATGATGACTGCAAACAATTAGAATTGGAAGATGTTCAGAAAGAGAATTCTTTAT CTTTCTCTGAAGATTCTAGTCCATTAGTTCAAGTTTCTGAGCCTTTGTCAAAAGATGCTGGCACTAGAGAACCTGTTAGCCAAAGTGCATCAAGCCAAACATCAccattttctgtattctgtTATGGCCTAGAAGGCAACCAAACCTCACGGGACCTGATGAATCCTAATGAAAAATCTGAGGACGTTGCAGAACACATGCCTGGAGGGCATAATGATTTGAACGGTAAAAATGGAATTGCTTTTGTAAACATTGACTCTTATGAGCCAGATAGCAGTGATGGAGAAGAAGAGGATGCTCTAGACAAATATTCTTGGATAAGAGAAGCAGCAGGTCTAATTCAGGGAAGACTAGATAACATACTTTCTCAGTGTGAAAAAGACATGGAGTCTATTAATGACTTACAGTCCCGACTCTCTGCTTTCAACCACAGTGTTTATAAAGAAAGTTGCGAAGAAGCACGACCGTCTTTGGCATGTCCAAGCAATAGGAGACCTAAATCCACTGAAGATGAAGCTACACCAAAAATTAGCCTGGGTGATGACAGTTATGAAACACAGCAGATAAAACATATAGTGGATGTAGGAATTGGAACCCCTGTACCAGTTGCTGATGTATTAAACATCTGTGATGGAGAGTCTGACCAAGAAAATTCATCTGAACTAGTAGTGAGACctaaaattagaaaacaaaatactgcTAAACaactggagagagaaaaacatctCCCTAGTGatgatgaagaggaaaatgATTCCTGGAGGAGAATTGGAACTGCTGATGTCCAGCAGTGCGATCCTGAGTGTCCCTTGAGAGATGGCAAAGATGAGATGAGTTCTGGTATGTTCTTTCTCTCAAGAATGCGCAGTCATCAAAAGAACATAGAAATAGACTTAAGAAGAAATGCACTAGCTCGAGTACAAAACAATGTTCTAAGTGACAGTGCTTTTTGGAATGAGTTTGAAGACCACAACACACATTACTTAATGTCCCACAAAGATGAAGACAg CTCAGAGTGCAGTGATGGAGAATGGTCTACATCTGTGCCTTCCTATTTTACTGCTGTGGAAAAAGAGCAGTCCTCAAGTGATGAAAGCTGGGAGACTGTCTCGTGCAGGGAGGAGCGTGACCCTGgtgtgcagaggagcagcagtggtgtgAAAGAGGACGGCACAGACTCCTGTTTCCAAGAAGA gGAACAGGCATTATTGGAGGAAGGTGAAAGTCTTTGGTTACAGTACCAAGAAGAAGTAGAAAGTAGCAGTGATGAGGAAAATGATCCAATTCGTGATTTTGTACATCTTGGATTCTTCTTGTTGGATGGAAATAACAATCTTGAGGATGACTCCAGTGTGAGTGAAGACCTGGATGTGGAGTGGAG ACTACTTGATGAGTTTGGTGATGGCCTTGGACTTGGTCAAGCCATTCCTTACATGgaacctcaatttctcacaTATATGGCACGAGAGGGACACTTAGAAGCTGTGGag ACTGCTCTGGCACAGTTGGAGTCTCTTACATTTGATGTTGAACAGACTCATCCACCAGCTAGAAAAGAAACCATAGATAGTCTGCCACAGATTATTGTCACAG GTCAAGAGCAGTGTTGTACTATCTGTTGCAGTGAATATGTGGAAGGTGAAATCATAACAGAGCTACCCTGTCATCATTTGTTTCACAAACCTTGTGTAACTCTTTGGTTACAGAGA TCGGGAACATGCCCTGTTTGTCGTCATGTCCTTGAACCTGTACTTCCCGAAGCAGCTGATGacactgttttttttatttga
- the PJA2 gene encoding E3 ubiquitin-protein ligase Praja-2 isoform X3: protein MGQGLGKTAWLKPAGAYQTFTSGRRHSFVGFRPFLNNQDIDGHQQNDDCKQLELEDVQKENSLSFSEDSSPLVQVSEPLSKDAGTREPVSQSASSQTSPFSVFCYGLEGNQTSRDLMNPNEKSEDVAEHMPGGHNDLNGKNGIAFVNIDSYEPDSSDGEEEDALDKYSWIREAAGLIQGRLDNILSQCEKDMESINDLQSRLSAFNHSVYKESCEEARPSLACPSNRRPKSTEDEATPKISLGDDSYETQQIKHIVDVGIGTPVPVADVLNICDGESDQENSSELVVRPKIRKQNTAKQLEREKHLPSDDEEENDSWRRIGTADVQQCDPECPLRDGKDEMSSGMFFLSRMRSHQKNIEIDLRRNALARVQNNVLSDSAFWNEFEDHNTHYLMSHKDEDSSECSDGEWSTSVPSYFTAVEKEQSSSDESWETVSCREERDPGVQRSSSGVKEDGTDSCFQEEEQALLEEGESLWLQYQEEVESSSDEENDPIRDFVHLGFFLLDGNNNLEDDSSVSEDLDVEWRLLDEFGDGLGLGQAIPYMEPQFLTYMAREGHLEAVEVTSCISEEIEAKGKPK from the exons ATGGGCCAAGGACTTGGTAAAACTGCCTGGCTCAAACCTGCAGGAGCATATCAGACTTTTACAAGTGGAAGAAGACATTCCTTTGTTGGGTTTAGACCATTTTTGAATAATCAAGACATAGATGGACATCAACAGAATGATGACTGCAAACAATTAGAATTGGAAGATGTTCAGAAAGAGAATTCTTTAT CTTTCTCTGAAGATTCTAGTCCATTAGTTCAAGTTTCTGAGCCTTTGTCAAAAGATGCTGGCACTAGAGAACCTGTTAGCCAAAGTGCATCAAGCCAAACATCAccattttctgtattctgtTATGGCCTAGAAGGCAACCAAACCTCACGGGACCTGATGAATCCTAATGAAAAATCTGAGGACGTTGCAGAACACATGCCTGGAGGGCATAATGATTTGAACGGTAAAAATGGAATTGCTTTTGTAAACATTGACTCTTATGAGCCAGATAGCAGTGATGGAGAAGAAGAGGATGCTCTAGACAAATATTCTTGGATAAGAGAAGCAGCAGGTCTAATTCAGGGAAGACTAGATAACATACTTTCTCAGTGTGAAAAAGACATGGAGTCTATTAATGACTTACAGTCCCGACTCTCTGCTTTCAACCACAGTGTTTATAAAGAAAGTTGCGAAGAAGCACGACCGTCTTTGGCATGTCCAAGCAATAGGAGACCTAAATCCACTGAAGATGAAGCTACACCAAAAATTAGCCTGGGTGATGACAGTTATGAAACACAGCAGATAAAACATATAGTGGATGTAGGAATTGGAACCCCTGTACCAGTTGCTGATGTATTAAACATCTGTGATGGAGAGTCTGACCAAGAAAATTCATCTGAACTAGTAGTGAGACctaaaattagaaaacaaaatactgcTAAACaactggagagagaaaaacatctCCCTAGTGatgatgaagaggaaaatgATTCCTGGAGGAGAATTGGAACTGCTGATGTCCAGCAGTGCGATCCTGAGTGTCCCTTGAGAGATGGCAAAGATGAGATGAGTTCTGGTATGTTCTTTCTCTCAAGAATGCGCAGTCATCAAAAGAACATAGAAATAGACTTAAGAAGAAATGCACTAGCTCGAGTACAAAACAATGTTCTAAGTGACAGTGCTTTTTGGAATGAGTTTGAAGACCACAACACACATTACTTAATGTCCCACAAAGATGAAGACAg CTCAGAGTGCAGTGATGGAGAATGGTCTACATCTGTGCCTTCCTATTTTACTGCTGTGGAAAAAGAGCAGTCCTCAAGTGATGAAAGCTGGGAGACTGTCTCGTGCAGGGAGGAGCGTGACCCTGgtgtgcagaggagcagcagtggtgtgAAAGAGGACGGCACAGACTCCTGTTTCCAAGAAGA gGAACAGGCATTATTGGAGGAAGGTGAAAGTCTTTGGTTACAGTACCAAGAAGAAGTAGAAAGTAGCAGTGATGAGGAAAATGATCCAATTCGTGATTTTGTACATCTTGGATTCTTCTTGTTGGATGGAAATAACAATCTTGAGGATGACTCCAGTGTGAGTGAAGACCTGGATGTGGAGTGGAG ACTACTTGATGAGTTTGGTGATGGCCTTGGACTTGGTCAAGCCATTCCTTACATGgaacctcaatttctcacaTATATGGCACGAGAGGGACACTTAGAAGCTGTGGag